The Theileria annulata chromosome 3, complete sequence, *** SEQUENCING IN PROGRESS *** genome has a segment encoding these proteins:
- a CDS encoding uncharacterized protein (note;~Tap-24g11.q1c.cand.156 - score = 63.08), with product MKNENSNLKGLNLVHPENRLIFLKLLELRKFYTNKSSNISKSISNAINSLKCYPLPITSINDLNKIAGIGARFSKFIQESVNLADEAAGNIIDYDEYVNYNKCNLDRICEFIRKNFLKKKNYNPTKNSSSWSFLCILGLFSDYEGNETRLSLEDIGNIFIEFRNFFPEARDLRDYIFLRQLSEKGLINYKIIGYEGFEEKFQYKHKHRYTYGLTANGRRLTNRLMNKLDVPITNVQGMLNKLFSIGAATISSNENVENIIENQCVSSMSNNSALDIERYKFPDENTNKDNSELNTENPLNDESETTDTFNSEFNNIFNSELHKNKSTQETCNISAEENASKVTISVLSQDQIQSPDIPEPDPLNLIDVAYRPSSYNTYIMKMSNQSYFTNTVKDNNTNSSNRVESVPATTTDSCTVRNTFHTNSNPPQLNSNTTQMSSNTPQITTNIPQTSSNTLQISTNIPHANSNTTQINTSIPQINATTYQTNSNESHTNISLLSYKSVHSNITTNSSFKSNASNKDVVNGEVIDLDDSFGDNEQVIPVEVNSVEFDNVETDVGDNSNENSDNSNDAEVCTKKLENRLKLKYGVDVFKNDLDYEIITVVDKREVINKDVVQSKVNIDTLTISPNLMNKYYNKLTEYYKESDKKIMFKQLPLGDVIWIINVKNVQNSRNNQQEDSNVETNYYILDWILERKTTIDLNSSIIDGRYEDQKLRLLNLKGFNRILYLFEDSSLDKITNKFSKMGNKALNFKSIQTAKINTKFISGFNIINTTNISHSASMLLSIHKMIENYMYEKLRNMSILKKINIHYYIKSTYFSFEKFKEENRKKLTYYELFGRQLRCIPKLGERLTMSILTMWPTPYQFHEAMKTLTLNEINEVLTINKIKMPKEVSLKAV from the exons atgaaaaatgaaaattcGAATTTGAAAGGATTAAACCTAGTCCACCCAGAAAATCGcttaatattcttaaaaCTTCTAGAACTCCgtaaattttataccaACAAATCCTCTAACATTTCTAAATCTATCTCAAAC gCGATAAATTCATTGAAATGTTATCCACTACCAATTACTAGTATAAATGACTTGAATAAAATCGCAGGAATTGGGGCAAGATTCTCCAAATTCATACAAGA gtCAGTGAATCTGGCAGACGAAGCAGCCGGGAACATCATTGACTACGACGAATACGTAAACTACAACAAGTGTAACCTTGATAGAATTTGCGAGTTTATCAGAAAGAACTTCTTGAAGAAAAAGAACTATAATCCTACAAAGAATTCTAGTAGTTGGAGTTTTTTGTGCATACTAGGTCTGTTTTCAGATTATGAAGGAAATGAAACGAGACTTAGTCTGGAGGATATCggaaatatatttattgagTTTAGAAATTTCTTCCCTGAAGCAAGAGATTTGAGAGATTACATATTCTTGAGACAGTTATCTGAAAAAGGACTAATAaactataaaataatagGTTATGAAGGGTTTGAAGAAAAATTCCAATACAAACATAAACATAGGTATACATATGGCTTAACAGCAAATGGAAGAAGACTGACAAATagattaatgaataaattagatGTTCCAATCACAAACGTACAAGGAATGCTGAATAAGCTTTTCTCGATAGGTGCGGCAACAATTTCAAGTAATGAAAATGTggaaaatataatagaaaatcAATGTGTGAGTTCAATGAGTAATAACTCTGCGTTGGATATTGAAAGGTACAAATTCCCAGAtgaaaatacaaataaagataattCCGAATTAAACACAGAAAATCCCCTAAATGATGAATCTGAGACGACTGACACGTTCAATTCAGAATTCAAcaatatattcaattctGAATTACACAAAAATAAGAGCACCCAGGAAACATGTAATATTTCAGCAGAAGAAAACGCGTCCAAAGTTACCATATCTGTCCTCTCTCAAGATCAAATTCAATCACCTGATATTCCTGAACCTGATCCTCTAAACTTAATAGATGTAGCATATCGTCCTAGCTCATATAATACGtatattatgaaaatgAGTAATCAGTCATATTTCACCAATACCGTAaaagataataatactaatagtTCAAATCGTGTTGAATCTGTTCCAGCCACTACCACAGATTCTTGTACTGTTAGAAACACTTTTCACACCAACTCTAATCCACCACAATTGAATTCAAACACTACACAAATGAGTTCCAATACTCCACAAATCACCACTAACATACCACAAACCAGTTCCAATACACTTCAAATCAGCACCAACATACCACACGCGAATTCTAACACTACACAAATCAATACTAGCATACCACAAATCAATGCCACAACTTATCAGACAAATTCTAATGAATCTCACACTAATATTAGTCTTTTGAGTTATAAAAGTGTTCATAGCAACATTACAACTAATAGTAGCTTCAAGAGTAATGCGAGTAATAAGGATGTTGTGAATGGTGAAGTGATAGACTTAGATGATAGTTTTGGAGATAATGAACAAGTTATCCCAGTAGAAGTTAATTCAGTGGAATTTGATAACGTAGAAACCGACGTTGGTGATAATTCCAATGAAAATAGCGATAACTCGAATGATGCAGAAGTGTGCACAAAGAAATTGGAGAATAGATTAAAGTTGAAATATGGAGTTGACGTATTTAAAAACGATCTTGACTATGAGATTATAACAGTAGTTGACAAGAGAGAAGTGATTAACAAGGATGTTGTACAAAGTAAAGTGAATATCGACACGCTTACAATAAGCCCGAACCTGATGAATAAGTATTATAATAAGTTAACAGAATATTATAAAGAGTcagataaaaaaataatgtttaaACAGTTGCCGCTGGGTGATGTTATATGGATAATTAATGTGAAAAATGTACAAAATTCCAGGAATAACCAGCAGGAAGACTCGAATGTggaaacaaattattatatactgGATTGGATACTGGAGAGAAAGACAACAATTGACCTGAATAGTAGCATCATTGATGGAAGATATGAGGATCAGAAGCTAAGACTTTTGAATTTGAAAGGATTCAATAGGATCCTATACCTTTTTGAGGACTCGTCGCTGGATAAAATAACCAATAAATTCTCAAAAATGGGAAACAAAGCCTTAAATTTCAAGTCTATCCAAACTGCAAAAATTAATACCAAATTCATATCTGGattcaatattatcaatacTACCAACATTTCTCATTC TGCGAGTATGTTATTGAGTATCCATAAGATGATTGAGAATTACATGTATGAGAAGTTGAGGAACATGTCAATACTAAAGAAGATTAACATacactattatataaagaGCACATACTTTTCATTTGAAAAGTTTAAGGAAGAGAATAGAAAAAAGCTGACATATTACGAATTGTTTGGAAGACAATTAAGGTGTATACCGAAGCTAGGAGAAAGGTTGACAATGTCAATATTGACAATGTGGCCAACTCCATACCAATTCCACGAAGCCATGAAGACACTAACACTAAATGAAATAAACGAAGTGCTgacaataaataaaattaaaatgcCCAAAGAGGTGAGCCTTAAAGCAGTATAA
- a CDS encoding small nuclear ribonucleoprotein (E), putative (note;~Tap-24g11.q1c.C.cand.91 - score = 51.97), whose protein sequence is MEERKDKLQKIMTQPINQIFRFFTGGTRVQIWLFDQPNTKIEGTIRGFDEYMNMVLDNATEVHVKKNVKKDVGRILLKGDCMTLISAATSK, encoded by the exons atggAGGAAAGAAAGGATAAgttacaaaaaattatgaCCCAACCAATT AACCAAATATTCCGTTTCTTTACTGGCGGAACAAGGGTCCAAATTTGGTTATTTGATCAGCCTAATACTAAAATCGAAGGAACCATCAGG GGATTTGACGAGTATATGAATATGGTATTGGATAATGCTACAGAAGTTCATGTGAAGAAGAACGTCAAGAAGGACGTTGGAAGGATTCTGTTAAAGGGAGACTGTATGACACTAATTTCAGCAGCTACatcaaaataa
- a CDS encoding lysine-tRNA ligase, putative (note;~Tap-24g11.q1c.C.cand.91 - score = 51.97), translated as MSLKEYVDKYEHLEAGEHLENELVSIAGRVSRIASSSSKLRFLDIKSEGTKLQVFANFANHDPSTGDFNDTYNNIKRGDIIGLTGFPGKSKRGELSVFPKSVKILSPCLHMLPDKFGLKDNDVRFRQRYLDLMMNDDSLKVMKLRSRIIDYLRKFLTSRGFFEVETPMLKTTSTGASAKPFITHHNELDLDLFMRIAPELPLKLIIIGGFEKVFEIGKCFRNEGIDPTHNPEFTSCEFYWAYADYHDLMKLTEELLSSLVFELFGKYEITYHPDGPEAEGVIIDFTPPFQRVSMVEELENKMKMKLSPPYDSQENVEKYLTAIKEAGLDMPKPPVPAKLIDQLVGHYIEDQIVKPTFIVDFPQCTSPLSKWHRSKENVCERFELFICGKELINSYTELNDPITQRECFKQQQKAKDLGDDEAQPPDEAFCTALEYGLPPTAGWGIGIDRLAMFLSDKNNIKVFIGVIIIV; from the exons ATGTCGTTGAAGGAATATGTTGATAAATATGAACATCTTGAGGCAGGAGAGCATTTGGAAAATGAACTCGTCTCTATTGCTGGAAGGGTATCAAGGATCGCCTCAAGTTCCTCAAAGTTGCGTTTCCTTGATATTAAATCAGAAGGAACTAAGCTCCAAGTGTTCGCAAACTTCGCAAACCATGATCCGTCAACAGGCGATTTCAATGATAcctataataatattaagcGTGGTGATATTATAGGATTAACGGGTTTTCCAG GAAAATCAAAGAGAGGAGAATTGAGCGTATTTCCGAAGAGTGTAAAGATATTATCACCATGTTTACACATGTTGCCAGATAAATTCGGCTTGAAAGATAACGATGTAAGATTCAGACAAAGATACCTTGATCTCATGATGAATGATGATAGTCTCAAAGTTATGAAACTCAG ATCACGAATAATTGATTATTTGAGGAAGTTTTTGACTAGCAGAGGGTTCTTTGAGGTTGAAACCCCTATGCTTAAGACCACTTCAACTGGTGCCTCAGCAAAGCCTTTCATAACGCATCACAATGAACTTGATTTGGACCTTTTCATGAGGATTGCACCTGAACTACCACTCAAACTCATTATTATCGGAGGCTTTGAAAAGGTGTTTGAAATAGGAAAATGCTTCAGAAACGAAG GGATTGATCCAACACATAACCCTGAGTTCACTTCATGTGAATTCTACTGGGCCTATGCCGATTATCATGACCTCATGAAACTAACCGAAGAACTTCTTTCAT cATTGGTGTTTGAATTGTTTGGAAAGTATGAAATAACATATCATCCAGATGGGCCTGAAGCAGAAGGAGTTATAATTGACTTTACTCCGCCATTTCAAAGAGTTTCAATGGTTGAAG AATTGGAGAAtaaaatgaagatgaagTTAAGCCCACCATACGATTCACAAGAGAATGTAGAAAAGTATCTAACAGCAATAAAGGAAGCCGGGTTGGATATGCCAAAACCTCCAGTACCAGCCAAACTCATAGATCAA cTCGTTGGACATTATATTGAAGATCAAATTGTTAAACCCACTTTTATTGTTGATTTTCCCCAATGTACATCTCCACTCTCGAAATG GCATAGAAGTAAGGAGAATGTATGTGAAAGGTTTGAGCTGTTTATATGCGGGaaagaattaattaattcatataCTGAATTAAATGATCCGATTACACAAAGAGAATGCTTCAAACAACAACAAAAG gCTAAGGATTTGGGAGATGATGAAGCACAACCTCCAGATGAAGCATTCTGTACAGCATTGGAATACGGATTACCTCCAACCGCTGGATGGGGAATAGGAATCGACAGACTCGCTATGTTTTTGTCCgacaaaaataatatcaaaGTATTTATAGGTGtgataataattgtttag
- a CDS encoding uncharacterized protein (note;~Tap-24g11.q1c.C.cand.93 - score = 20.34), with amino-acid sequence MASGSRSSDSDWITSEQSREITMLALRKGAALQKLVSITSRNSASVKALKNALFKMKVYAFGEEHQATISSGEQKGSFRFSQVQLKLLRQEQLMLLSENQRLIDELQKIRKLNIINNNTVIANRNAIASRDGVGNNSSESVVQSKTPNKSKLLKCIDKTLAGENEVNLMKVKLLYFVTVVDKAKQRIQFTTLRRLSGQDRAGNYSQSNLLNPQRYYTLTKKAACILVELILERKVKAQLSNGFNLVKQYNSEFKTMITVNVGFKPVIPNKEPRLGNLNRLI; translated from the coding sequence ATGGCGTCTGGATCGAGGAGTTCAGACTCGGACTGGATTACATCGGAGCAGTCCCGAGAAATCACAATGCTGGCGCTGAGGAAGGGCGCAGCCTTACAGAAACTAGTGAGTATAACGAGTAGGAACTCCGCCAGCGTGAAGGCGCTGAAAAACGCactttttaaaatgaaagTCTACGCCTTCGGAGAGGAACACCAAGCTACAATAAGCTCGGGAGAGCAGAAGGGTTCATTTAGATTCTCGCAAGTACAGCTAAAGCTGCTCAGGCAGGAGCAGTTGATGCTATTGTCTGAAAACCAGCGCCTAATAGACGAGCTACAAAAAATACGGaaactaaatataataaataacaaCACAGTAATTGCGAATAGGAACGCCATCGCAAGCAGAGATGGTGTCGGAAATAACAGTTCAGAGTCGGTGGTTCAGAGTAAAACTCCTAATAAATCTAAGCTATTAAAGTGTATTGACAAGACTCTGGCTGGTGAGAACGAGGTGAATTTGATGAAGGTGAAGCTGCTGTATTTCGTCACAGTTGTTGATAAAGCTAAGCAGAGGATACAGTTTACAACTTTAAGGAGACTTTCAGGTCAAGATAGGGCAGGCAACTACAGTCAATCGAACCTGTTAAACCCTCAGAGATATTACACCTTAACCAAAAAGGCTGCCTGTATTCTAGTGGAACTTATCCTCGAAAGAAAAGTTAAGGCACAACTCAGCAATGGATTCAATCTCGTGAAACAATATAATAGTGAGTTTAAAACTATGATAACAGTTAATGTAGGATTTAAACCTGTAATTCCTAATAAAGAACCGAGGCTGGGTAATTTAAatagattaatttaa
- a CDS encoding uncharacterized protein (note;~Tap-24g11.q1c.C.cand.90 - score = 19.91): MVWEKASVRSYFHLETFNFVNKVSGDDKVESDSESDSVIIIETPDEVYNKFIELLYGKISELNSLRNEINENSRKKCLNITLEHLVNISVSLHISIENLIDDVCNKFGIDNDQINSLKAPLDDSIPVSLFQSNLHQISLTQPNNNDNSVVLENLNDCVNLNNDINLNQEKKIFMVNKTISDVDDKDINMLDLENLGLSEETKKLLGIN; encoded by the exons ATGGTATGGGAAAAAGCATCAGTGAGGAGTTATTTTCAC CTTGaaacatttaattttgtaaacAAAGTCAGCGGAGATGATAAAGTAGAAAGTGATTCGGAATCAGATTctgtaataataatagagACTCCAGATGaagtttataataaatttatagagTTATTGTATGGGAAGATCTCTGAGCTAAATTCGTTGagaaatgaaattaatgaaaattcCCGTAAAAAGTGTTTAAACATCACACTGGAACACTTAGTTAACATTTCAGTATCATTACACATTAGTATAGAAAACCTTATAGACGATgtttgtaataaatttgggATTGACAACGACCAGATTAACTC GTTAAAGGCTCCATTGGATGATTCTATACCTGTTTCACTCTTTCAATCAAATCTACATCAAATTTCTTTGACTCAACCGAATAATAATGACAATTCAGTTGTTTTGGAAAATTTGAATGATTGTGTAAACTTgaataatgatataaatttgaatcaagagaagaaaatatttatggtaaataaaacaataagTGATGTCGATGATAAGgatataaatatgttagatttagaaaatttggGACTCTCGGAAGAAACTAAAAAGCTCCTGGGcattaactaa
- a CDS encoding uncharacterized protein (note;~Tap-24g11.q1c.cand.157 - score = 44.63): protein MDNFTCDVKSVVCGGLNLNFMDQVLDIVGPLPESFSKISKNLEEACKKIDKLMISMKFEPSVTDTASKMDPLNKIGNATIDREMSEIKSECFKLISKWEMIQSEIEEISSNFKEFSLKMENSAKEIKSEKKEVVDDAREPLPTDLSGKRLTANKLIEVLRYFPVPMTVKRREEIQLRKDLIMAHYQYNSALRFLEELNQLSPDVEADELVRSATITVDNTNKILLSKCTELVEFNKFYREFIDRYLIMLYEPKSDSEDYDMEFEAMITKAMDTELGVGIEIKHEVEMFKKWTSEIKSAIKIISGKHNDDTKNTK from the coding sequence ATGGATAATTTTACTTGTGATGTGAAATCTGTAGTTTGTGGTGGATTGAATCTCAATTTTATGGATCAGGTGTTGGATATAGTTGGGCCCTTGCCTGAGAGTTTCTCAAAAATTTCCAAAAATCTGGAAGAAGCCTGTAAAAAAATCGACAAACTAATGATATCCATGAAGTTTGAGCCTTCAGTTACTGATACAGCTAGTAAAATGGATCCATTAAACAAGATTGGAAATGCTACCATAGATCGCGAAATGTCTGAAATCAAAAGTGAGTGCTTTAAGTTAATTTCCAAATGGGAGATGATTCAAAGTGAGATTGAAGAAATTAGTTCAAACTTTAAGGAATTTTCTCTTAAAATGGAAAATTCAGCAAAGGAAATTAAAAGTGAAAAGAAAGAGGTGGTAGATGACGCAAGGGAGCCATTGCCTACAGATTTGAGCGGGAAAAGACTCACTGCCAACAAGTTGATTGAGGTGCTCAGATACTTCCCTGTACCTATGACAGTTAAGAGGAGAGAGGAAATACAGTTGAGGAAGGATTTAATTATGGCACATTACCAGTATAACTCAGCTCTTAGGTTCCTCGAGGAACTGAATCAACTGTCACCTGATGTTGAGGCTGATGAATTAGTCAGAAGTGCAACTATTACTGTAGATAATACTAACAAAATACTACTCAGCAAGTGTACTGAGTTAGTGGAGTTTAACAAGTTTTACCGTGAGTTTATTGACCGATACTTGATCATGCTGTATGAGCCAAAATCAGATTCGGAAGACTATGATATGGAGTTTGAGGCAATGATAACAAAGGCGATGGATACTGAATTAGGTGTTggaattgaaattaaacaTGAAGTGGAAATGTTTAAAAAGTGGACATCTGAGATAAAATCTGCTATTAAGATTATTTCAGGGAAACATAATGACGACactaaaaatacaaaataa
- a CDS encoding uncharacterized protein (note;~Tap-24g11.q1c.cand.157 - score = 44.63), translating into MFTFRILYRKIRRLIYLSKLVKRPDIIPKLDEFWGIEPNYKVPKKFKKRKKSISIDVIKDEKNDVLNFFDKKPVESTEKVIVNEDLTPELKEHESEQDYEYINEKEFFKESVNDLRKLIYPHLDPISKRHFDELKLTALGGKVSHNRKMPYKEFLQRQKALKKHLEKNKKMEIELGVKLGLDKKGGFRHAQLQKRRRLSQKRKNKPLFSTNDKNGFYHIKL; encoded by the exons ATGTTCACCTTCAGGATTTTATATAGAAAGATCCGAAGGCTAATTTATCTTTCTAAGCTAGTTAAAAGGCCTGATATTATCCCAAAATTAGATGAATTTTGGGGAATTGAGCCGAATTATAAAGTTCctaaaaaattcaaaaaaCGCAAAAAATCGATCTCAATTGATGTTATAAAAGATGAAAAAAATgatgttttaaatttttttgataaaaaacCTGTGGAATCCACTGAGAAGGTCATAGTAAATGAAGATTTAACTCCTGAGTTAAAAGAGCATGAATCAGAACAGGATTATGAATACATAAACGAGAAGgaattttttaaagaatCAGTAAATGACCTGAGAAAACTAA TTTATCCACATTTGGATCCTATTTCTAAGAGGCATTTTGACGAGTTAAAACTAACAGCCCTTGGAGGAAAA GTATCGCATAACCGCAAGATGCCTTATAAGGAGTTCCTTCAGAGGCAAAAGGCTCTTAAAAAACACCTcgaaaaaaataaaaaaatg GAGATTGAACTGGGCGTCAAGTTAGGACTTGATAAAAAGGGAGGATTCAGGCATGCTCAGCTCCAAAAAAg gaGGAGATTGAGCCAAAAAAGGAAAAATAAACCACTTTTCTCAactaatgataaaaatggatTCTATCACATcaaactttaa
- a CDS encoding 3'-5' exonuclease, putative (note;~Tap-24g11.q1c.C.cand.92 - score = 73.12), with the protein MDLFVDASDSKLQPSDKYQKLLKINKKRKKPKSDGSEEKNKSENSDNKQDKPKSSTSNKNNKTTNTIVKKGDKPANKVPKKEHKLEHLNVNKRDKPVHSDIKREKSINLSPKKYKPGSSNFKSRGKRINSSTKVVHESKESSSRENKSPISRIIKEDSIKNDESPSLSNVVCSDSSRDKEPHLFHNTLIESCTEVVRSANAISNPVYREIAASSPNAKKLSNLKEMYKNSMNKIENMIKKLTSDHVFDDNTSYIDVLFDEIEYGLKKHNRAQYSRELIDPPENTKLQKKSQSQDDSTSSSVKNELYRTEKSFKNYLINLENSTISKNNIEVDLSNYNTEKRPQDQWKNHYDNFSTRFNNHSRIKKFNKIDPQVNYSSAYRDTKFFEKGFVPKIYPKHEFLSIIDEPIHVNPHLYSQELNSLFWSEDKKNSTHQGFNILGGTKNNLLSPNVNGVNNCGVSFSSLNGSHNETVQNKIDYKLIDNESDFNAMLDKLKNSRILSMDVEHHDTETYRGFICLLQLSTPQENYIIDPFKIFGKMNKLNRLTTDPKILKIMHGACNDVIWLQRDFNIFVVNLFDTREAAIVLNLPEQSLAKLVQKYFNIKLNKRFQISNWSKSYNCLNCGIRPLDDEMLDYACCDSHYLIPLYNTLKDEILSKEDGRVKIIQVMNNGRETCLKQYVDRGPEIYKKFKSISKRHKIKIPELDFVSYNLLLNIIAFRNFLARKLDKSEKLIIRDYQIALLIKRMKLGNYNYLVSNLCEFFNGVKYEIEHIIKIKNVLNQILRYIFNYVP; encoded by the exons ATGGATTTGTTTGTAGATGCAAGCGACTCCAAACTTCAGCCATCGGACAAATACCAAAAACtactaaaaattaacaaaaaacGGAAAAAACCCAAATCAGATGGCTCAGAAGAAAAAAACAAGTCGGAAAACTCTGATAATAAACAGGATAAACCCAAGAGTTCAACTTCAaataaaaacaacaaaacAACAAATACCATTGTTAAAAAAGGAGATAAACCAGCTAACAAGGTGCCTAAAAAGGAACATAAATTGGAACActtaaatgttaataaaagGGATAAACCTGTACATTCCGATATTAAAAGGGAAAAGTCAATAAATCTGAGCCCTAAAAAGTATAAACCAGGAAGTTCCAACTTTAAAAGTAGAGGAAAACGTATAAACAGTAGTACGAAAGTGGTTCATGAATCTAAGGAATCTAGCTCTAGGGAGAATAAATCACCAATTTCCCGTATTATTAAGGAAGATtctataaaaaatgatgaatCGCCATCTTTGTCAAATGTCGTTTGTTCGGATTCTAGTAGGGATAAGGAGCCGCATTTGTTCCATAACACTCTTATTGAGTCTTGCACTGAAGTGGTTAGATCAGCAAACGCAATTTCTAACCCAGTGTACCGTGAAATCGCAGCTAGTTCTCCAAACGCTAAAAAGCTCTCAAATCTTAAGGAGATGTACAAGAATTCGATGAACAAAATCGAAAATATGATCAAGAAACTTACCTCAGATCACGTCTTTGACGATAATACGAGTTATATAGATGTTCTATTTGATGAGATTGAATATGGACTGAAGAAACATAATAGAGCACAGTACTCGAGAGAACTAATAGATCCACCAGAAAATACAAAGCTACAGAAAAAATCACAAAGTCAAGATGATTCAACCAGTAGTAGTGTTAAGAATGAGTTGTATAGAACTGAGAAGAGCTTTAAAAactatttaattaatttggaGAATTCAACCATAtcaaaaaataacattGAAGTTGATTTGAGTAATTATAATACTGAAAAGAGACCACAAGACCAGTGGAAGAACCACTACGATAATTTCTCCACAAGGTTCAATAACCATAGTCGCATTAAGAAGTTTAACAAAATTGACCCACAGGTGAATTACTCAAGTGCGTACAGGGACACCAAGTTCTTTGAGAAGGGGTTCGTCCCCAAAATTTACCCGAAACATGAATTCCTATCAATAATAGACGAGCCAATTCATGTTAACCCACACCTATACTCTCAGGAACTAAACTCACTCTTCTGGTCAGAGGATAAGAAGAATAGTACTCACCAAGGctttaatatattaggCGGGACTAAAAACAATTTACTATCCCCCAATGTAAACGGTGTCAATAATTGTGGAGTCAGTTTTTCAAGTTTGAATGGGTCACATAACGAAACGGTTCAGAATAAAATTGACtacaaattaatagatAACGAGTCTGACTTTAATGCAATGTTGGATAAGTTGAAGAATTCTAGAATTTTGTCGATGGATGTGGAGCACCACGATACTGAGACTTACAGAGGCTTCATATGTCTGCTGCAATTAAGCACACCACAGgagaattatataattgacCCTTTCAAGATATTCGGTAAGATGAATAAGCTCAACAGACTTACAACTGACCCGAAGATACTAAAGATTATGCACGGTGCCTGTAACGATGTGATCTGGCTCCAGCGTGactttaatatatttgtcGTCAACCTCTTTGATACGAGAGAAGCTGCCATAGTTCTAAATCTCCCTGAGCAATCCTTAGCTAAGCTTGTCCAAAAGTATTTTAAcatcaaattaaataaaagatTTCAAATTTCCAATTGGTCCAAAAG ttataatTGTTTGAATTGTGGAATTAGACCATTGGATGATGAGATGTTGGATTATGCATGCTGTGATAgtcattatttaataccaTTGTATAATACATTGAAGGATGAGATTCTATCAAAGGAGGATGGAAGAGTTAAGATCATACAAGTGATGAATAACGGAAGAGAAACGTGCTTGAAGCAGTATGTGGATAGAGGACCGGAGATATATAAGAAGTTCAAATCAATTTCGAAACGccataaaatcaaaatccCAGAACTGGACTTTGTATCATATAACCTACTCCTGAACATTATCGCATTCAGAAACTTTCTGGCCagaaaattagataaatctGAGAAACTCATCATCAGAGATTATCAAATCGCATTGCTCATCAAGAGAATG AAGTTGGGGaattacaattatttgGTATCGAATTTATGTGAATTCTTTAATGGTGTAAAATACGAGATTGAGcatattatcaaaatcaaaaatgtattaaatcaaatactTAGATACATATTTAACTACGTTCCATAG